A genome region from Candidatus Polarisedimenticolia bacterium includes the following:
- a CDS encoding S8 family serine peptidase has protein sequence MGFLRLAAGAALCLASALSFETTRAAAVQDPPLRFGLVSNAPQPGRARLSLQDSVARLRHDYGPFSLVQLTWEQESALRAAGYEIDILEGADRIGIGPYSFSLPAGPGNLPADLTWKESRGARAEAFLVRLIGPPAPDWQSRLKVAGAEVLTPIPSFSYLALVPSERRAAIAALPFVEWVGPYHPAFKLSSDLARRHRDAALRETPERLNVLIYKSMDVEGAVNRIRGMHGDILNRSPFDFYDLVTVVLPESLVPDLARMPEVYAVEEAPEPRLEDESSTQILAGQLNNGVPFRPAVGEDSYTDWLAARGLDGSGVTIGYVDNGVMNFDPTNHTTGRVNENLLCGTTGSEGHGQFGAATAGGSCAHPGEAGTGFRYGLGVAPAVNFINIPYLKTSGACNHDDATRARDTLNNTGPNGAHGTIQNNSWGAGGYSSDLNIVEDVSYTSYERTFDILARDGDSTTAGNQPLITCFSAGNEGNTTPNGGTDNPATLTRPHAAKNILTTGSSSVYRPGSGATNTEDRSFFSSQGPTFDGRIKPDFMAPGGAAQNFSAIASASVNGFGSGLADGLHSLSAGTSFATPQTAGGAALLVEWWQGLASAVPSPAMVKALLLNSARDLSGGNTPAAIPNRQEGWGRWNLGNILEPGSPTIVSAPPLFRKTSGLPAVYLDQGVVLGATGDVYQLMLAPADLSKPLKATLVWTDAPGAVSSCPSLVNNLDLELLQNGKDLFRGNAMTFGASVAGAPADAINNVEQIIQMAPSGVYTLTVRGTAIAGDGIPGNADTTDQDFALVVTNATVYSGPILAAGAMTKSDACGGIGAGSNGVIDPGETVTFSFPLVNSGGAAATGITATLGPSTPDVTVLDGSIAYPNIAAGASAGPNAGDTLSIALSDALPCGSDIDLTLTVTTAQGSFQVPVHFDAGAVTLTTQNIAGSTGQVTDDPASPSNFTAPGAVAGILDSVSVDLNISSVDESFLFENYDVALIAPSTTGVTLHSNPLPCQAMSTSYPASRLPQSGTLDIFKGQNPAGTWTLRVTDKNNFVTATGGHRPGSLGTVNSWMVHLTRATPPACTTCSTTVPPPEVSAPESSLPLMLTYNFGTGEISFSWENLGIQADSYRLLQGFISSLANTGVTSSNTAPVLCGLTGTNATLVPGAGAYFYLVAAQKGTTVGSLGEATDQLTYPRTASLACP, from the coding sequence GTGGGCTTTTTGCGTTTGGCGGCCGGCGCGGCACTGTGCCTGGCCTCGGCTCTCTCCTTTGAAACCACCCGTGCCGCTGCTGTGCAGGACCCGCCGCTGCGCTTCGGGCTCGTTTCCAACGCTCCCCAGCCGGGTCGGGCTCGCCTGTCGCTCCAGGACAGCGTCGCCAGGCTCCGCCACGATTACGGCCCCTTCAGCCTGGTCCAGCTCACCTGGGAGCAGGAGTCGGCCCTGCGCGCCGCCGGTTACGAAATCGACATCCTGGAAGGCGCCGACCGGATTGGCATCGGTCCGTACAGCTTCTCGCTGCCGGCCGGCCCCGGGAATCTTCCAGCCGATCTGACCTGGAAGGAGAGCCGTGGCGCCCGGGCGGAAGCCTTCCTGGTCCGTCTCATCGGGCCGCCGGCACCGGATTGGCAGTCCCGCCTGAAAGTGGCGGGCGCTGAAGTCCTCACGCCCATCCCGTCGTTCAGCTACCTGGCGCTGGTTCCGTCCGAGAGGCGGGCCGCGATTGCCGCGCTCCCTTTCGTGGAGTGGGTCGGTCCCTACCATCCCGCTTTCAAGCTCTCCTCCGATCTTGCCCGGCGCCACCGGGACGCGGCGCTGCGCGAAACGCCGGAAAGGCTGAATGTCCTCATCTACAAATCGATGGACGTGGAAGGCGCGGTGAACCGCATCCGCGGCATGCACGGCGACATCCTCAACCGCTCCCCCTTCGACTTCTACGATCTGGTCACGGTGGTGCTGCCGGAGAGCCTCGTTCCCGATCTGGCCCGCATGCCCGAAGTCTACGCCGTGGAGGAAGCCCCCGAGCCGCGGCTGGAAGATGAATCCTCCACGCAGATCCTGGCGGGGCAGTTGAACAACGGCGTGCCTTTCCGTCCCGCGGTGGGCGAGGATTCCTACACTGACTGGCTGGCGGCGCGCGGGCTGGACGGCTCCGGGGTGACCATCGGCTACGTCGACAACGGCGTCATGAACTTCGATCCGACGAATCACACGACCGGCAGGGTAAACGAGAATCTCCTCTGCGGCACGACCGGCTCGGAAGGGCACGGCCAGTTCGGGGCGGCCACCGCGGGCGGCAGCTGCGCGCACCCGGGCGAAGCCGGAACCGGCTTCCGCTACGGTCTGGGAGTCGCCCCGGCGGTGAACTTCATCAACATCCCGTATCTGAAGACCAGCGGCGCCTGCAACCATGACGACGCGACGCGCGCCCGCGATACCCTCAACAACACGGGACCCAACGGCGCGCACGGCACGATCCAGAACAACTCCTGGGGCGCCGGGGGATACAGCTCCGATCTGAACATCGTCGAGGATGTTTCCTACACCAGCTACGAGAGGACCTTCGACATCCTGGCGCGCGACGGTGACTCGACTACTGCCGGGAACCAGCCGCTGATCACCTGCTTTTCCGCGGGGAACGAAGGCAATACGACCCCGAACGGCGGGACTGATAATCCCGCCACTCTGACCCGACCGCATGCCGCCAAGAACATCCTGACCACCGGCTCCAGCTCGGTCTATCGTCCCGGGTCGGGCGCGACGAACACGGAGGATCGCAGTTTCTTCAGCAGCCAGGGGCCGACTTTCGACGGCCGCATCAAGCCCGATTTCATGGCGCCCGGAGGGGCGGCGCAGAACTTCTCCGCGATCGCTTCCGCCTCGGTGAACGGCTTCGGCAGTGGCTTGGCCGATGGGCTCCACAGCTTGTCTGCCGGAACTTCCTTCGCCACGCCCCAGACCGCCGGCGGTGCGGCGCTTCTGGTCGAATGGTGGCAAGGGTTAGCGTCCGCCGTTCCGAGCCCGGCGATGGTGAAGGCTTTGCTCCTGAACAGTGCGCGCGACCTGTCGGGAGGCAACACGCCGGCCGCCATTCCCAACCGCCAGGAGGGGTGGGGACGCTGGAACCTGGGAAACATCCTGGAGCCGGGATCACCCACCATCGTCTCGGCGCCGCCGCTTTTCCGCAAGACGAGCGGGCTGCCGGCCGTCTACCTCGACCAGGGTGTCGTCCTTGGGGCGACCGGCGACGTCTACCAGCTGATGCTGGCGCCGGCGGATCTGTCGAAGCCCCTGAAGGCGACACTGGTCTGGACCGACGCCCCCGGCGCGGTGAGCTCCTGCCCGTCGCTGGTCAACAACCTCGACCTCGAGCTGCTGCAAAATGGCAAGGACCTGTTCCGCGGCAACGCCATGACCTTCGGGGCCAGCGTGGCGGGTGCTCCCGCCGACGCGATCAACAACGTCGAGCAGATCATCCAGATGGCACCCTCGGGCGTCTACACCCTGACGGTGCGCGGCACGGCGATTGCCGGCGACGGAATCCCGGGAAATGCCGACACCACGGATCAGGATTTCGCGTTGGTCGTCACCAACGCCACCGTCTACAGCGGTCCGATCCTGGCGGCGGGAGCCATGACGAAATCCGACGCCTGCGGCGGGATTGGGGCAGGGAGCAACGGCGTGATCGATCCGGGAGAGACGGTGACCTTCTCGTTTCCCCTGGTGAACTCGGGCGGCGCCGCGGCGACCGGCATCACCGCTACGCTGGGACCATCGACGCCCGACGTGACCGTCCTCGATGGGAGTATCGCCTACCCGAACATCGCCGCGGGCGCCTCCGCCGGACCCAACGCGGGGGACACCCTGTCAATCGCTCTCTCCGACGCCCTTCCCTGCGGGTCCGACATCGATCTCACGCTGACCGTCACCACGGCCCAGGGGAGCTTCCAGGTCCCGGTGCATTTCGACGCGGGCGCGGTGACCCTGACCACGCAGAATATCGCCGGCAGCACCGGCCAGGTCACCGACGATCCGGCAAGTCCCAGCAACTTCACCGCGCCTGGAGCGGTCGCCGGAATCCTCGACAGCGTCTCGGTCGATCTCAACATTTCCAGCGTGGATGAGTCGTTCCTGTTCGAGAACTACGACGTTGCGCTCATCGCCCCTTCGACCACCGGCGTCACGCTCCACTCGAATCCGTTGCCTTGCCAGGCAATGAGCACCAGCTATCCGGCTTCCCGCCTGCCGCAATCGGGCACGCTCGATATCTTCAAGGGGCAGAACCCGGCGGGGACCTGGACGCTACGGGTGACCGACAAGAACAACTTCGTGACCGCGACTGGCGGGCATCGACCCGGTTCGCTGGGAACGGTCAATTCCTGGATGGTGCACCTGACGCGCGCCACGCCGCCGGCCTGCACGACCTGCTCGACTACCGTGCCTCCGCCCGAGGTCAGCGCCCCCGAGTCGAGCCTGCCGCTGATGCTCACCTACAACTTCGGCACCGGGGAGATCAGCTTCAGCTGGGAGAACCTCGGCATACAAGCCGACAGCTACCGCCTCCTGCAGGGCTTCATCTCCAGCCTGGCCAATACCGGAGTGACCTCGTCGAACACCGCCCCCGTCCTGTGCGGACTGACCGGCACGAACGCCACGCTCGTCCCGGGCGCCGGCGCCTACTTCTACCTGGTGGCCGCGCAGAAAGGGACGACGGTCGGCTCCCTGGGCGAAGCGACCGATCAGCTCACCTACCCCCGCACCGCCAGCCTGGCCTGCCCTTAG
- a CDS encoding trypsin-like peptidase domain-containing protein, translating into MKSPSKTWKIAFLVIAALAVVIAISAVPSSAGNGRAYPELPSAVSTEGPTQDDARAMQADLTRRLSGELPPSALESAIKIQIPAEEIGLVDNGKDTPLKIGVVKPLTPGVEVSGLSRGQDNQPRQGPSAPATPTADGGFTWAVAIRSEEAGAIRVHVEGMSLPRNAEMYFYALDGQAYGPYKSSGPNGTGEFWTSTVFGTEGVLQVRLSAPVTAADLAAVAFKATEAGFITRKGAGQIIPTPDAPPPPGICGNATCIVDANCYANANGIKDAIAKMEWIQGAFIYTCTGGLLNDSNPSSDSFFLTANHCLSKNNTAANVNFYWRFRTNTCNGTCPSNNGWPYQSSGSSIAATNRKGDFTLLRLSSAQAPPSGSVYLGWTSAPVANSNGTAMRRVSNPQFGTQVYSEHSVDTGAPTCSGWPRGERIYSRDTLGGIDGGSSGSPITNTSNQVVGQLSGTCGSSPSSTCSSGPGGANATVDGAFAFYFATVQPILAP; encoded by the coding sequence ATGAAGAGCCCATCCAAAACGTGGAAGATTGCGTTTCTGGTGATTGCTGCCTTGGCGGTCGTGATCGCCATTTCGGCGGTGCCTTCCTCCGCCGGAAACGGGCGTGCCTATCCTGAGTTGCCCTCGGCCGTGTCCACCGAGGGGCCGACACAGGATGATGCCCGTGCGATGCAGGCGGATCTGACTCGCCGGCTCTCAGGCGAGCTGCCTCCGTCCGCCCTCGAATCCGCGATCAAGATTCAGATTCCCGCCGAAGAGATCGGTCTCGTGGATAACGGCAAGGACACGCCCCTCAAGATCGGTGTCGTGAAGCCCCTGACTCCTGGAGTCGAGGTTTCGGGCCTCTCCCGCGGACAGGACAACCAGCCTCGCCAGGGTCCCAGCGCCCCCGCCACGCCCACCGCTGACGGCGGGTTCACCTGGGCGGTCGCGATTCGCTCCGAAGAAGCCGGAGCGATCCGCGTGCATGTGGAGGGAATGTCGCTGCCCCGCAATGCGGAGATGTACTTCTACGCTCTGGACGGACAGGCCTATGGACCTTATAAGAGTTCCGGGCCCAACGGCACGGGTGAGTTCTGGACGTCGACGGTGTTCGGCACGGAAGGTGTCCTGCAGGTCCGCCTGTCAGCTCCTGTAACCGCCGCCGACCTTGCCGCCGTGGCTTTCAAGGCAACCGAGGCCGGGTTCATCACCCGCAAGGGCGCCGGCCAGATCATCCCGACACCGGACGCTCCTCCTCCTCCGGGAATCTGCGGCAACGCCACCTGCATCGTGGACGCGAACTGCTACGCCAACGCCAACGGCATCAAGGACGCCATCGCCAAGATGGAGTGGATCCAGGGCGCCTTCATCTACACCTGTACGGGCGGCCTGCTCAACGACTCGAATCCCTCATCCGACAGTTTCTTCCTGACGGCGAACCACTGTCTCAGCAAGAACAACACCGCGGCGAACGTCAACTTCTACTGGCGCTTCCGCACCAACACCTGCAACGGCACCTGCCCGAGCAACAACGGCTGGCCTTACCAGTCGTCGGGCTCGTCGATTGCTGCCACCAATCGGAAGGGGGATTTCACTCTGCTTCGTCTGAGCTCAGCTCAAGCCCCGCCTTCAGGCTCGGTTTACCTGGGCTGGACCTCCGCCCCGGTGGCCAACAGCAACGGCACAGCCATGCGCCGGGTCAGCAATCCGCAGTTCGGCACGCAGGTCTACTCCGAGCACAGCGTCGACACCGGCGCTCCGACCTGCTCCGGATGGCCGCGCGGCGAGCGCATCTACAGCCGCGACACCCTGGGCGGGATCGACGGAGGCAGCAGCGGCTCGCCCATCACCAACACCTCCAACCAGGTGGTGGGACAGCTCAGCGGCACCTGCGGTAGCAGCCCCAGCAGCACCTGCAGCAGCGGCCCGGGCGGAGCCAACGCCACGGTAGACGGCGCTTTCGCCTTCTACTTCGCGACGGTTCAGCCCATCCTCGCTCCTTAG